The genomic window aggcattccttcggtatccgggagttgcataatctcatagtcagaggaatatatatttgacatgcagaaagcagtagcaataaaactgaacgatcattatgctaagctaacggatgggtcttgtccatcacatcattctcctaatgatatgatcttgttcatcaaatgacaacacatgtccatgactaggaaacttaaccatctttgatcattgagctagtcaagtagaggcatactagggacatggtgttttgtctatatattcacgcatgtatcaagtttccggttaatacaattctagcatgaataataaacatttatcatgatataagaaaatataaaataacaacttttatcattgcctctagggcatatttccttcaacaaataCGTAACATATACAGATCAGGGGTGGACGATTGCGTAGTTGAAGGCAACCGGCGCATGGGGGTGCGGCGGATGTTTGACAAGACCTGGGCGGCGGCCGAAGAGGTAGTGTAGCAACGTCCGGCTAGGAGGGGCAAAGCTGGGAGAAAATGGTCCGAGAAAGGGGGCTTTAGTGGGCCAAGGGTGTCATAATCCCACGTGACGGAGGTCCAAACTCGTACAAATCTCCTCCCAGTTTGTGGGACGAACACAAACACAAAGACGCGGTTGCGGACTTTTGGATTGTAGAAAACATCCAAACCTCTGGATATTTATTGTCgatgcccttagagcatctccaacagatcaCGTAAACCTTCGTCCTCTAATTTTTTTTAGAGATCAATGTAAAACGTTTTTACGGGATGGCATGTGTCGACAGAACATATCTCGCATAAATCGTTTCATGTCTTTGCAAAATAGCATAAAGCCCCCTATAAGCAAAATAAAGATTGTGATTGGGTCCTTCCCATATATGGCGCGGGCTAGGGCGGAGGTGCCGCAACACGAGGAGGAGCGCACGCAGTGGAGCAAGACGAGGAGCAGACGCGAGGAGCAGGCAGCAACTAGCTAGCGACGACTCGAGCGCCGGTGGCTGCTCATGTCAGGTGGTCACTGGCGTCAAGGCTTTCCGACAAGGTCTGCAAAAATTGCTCCAATCTcgtagatataaaggaaacggccCCGAAATATGCATGTTCTCGCAAGAAAAATTACATGATGGACGATTTTACAGGATCTATTCGGGACGGAAAAAAGATCCTCGTCCTGTAAACCGGCAATTATCATGCTCTTACAATGTTATGTGCTAGGGAGGTTGCATCATTTAGACGAACCCTCTGTTTGCAACCCTTACAAAAACGAAAACACTAACACCCACACGTATGACAACATTGCAACTCGTCCACACGCCTGGATCATAGTCCAATTAAGTTTGCATGAATCTTGACACATCTAGGCAATTTTCGCGTGCCACATAGCACAAAGGCCGGTGCGTGGGCGTTGGAGAGGTCACCCACATGCCCCACAGCACGCGGTTGCCAGCTGCGCTGTGTGAACGAACTAGTTTCTGACCACACAACCACCACCTAGTCCATGCAcatgtgggcgaactgcttttcgcccacgCGACAGTCGTACGttgttggatggcaactgcagttgcgcgtacatgGCAActagataaacacacatggcaactatgattcgtttgctagacggcaactgcagttacgcgtACGTGGCGATCAGGTaaacatacatggcaactatgattaACCACATGTGGCAGCTAGATAAACACACATAACAACtattgtttgaccatatgtggcaaatagttaatcacacacgacaaCTATAGTTTGATTACACGCGACAACTATCATAAATTAGACGTGTCAACTATAATTAACCAAAATAAAGAGAGTTGTCATGCTTTTACAATCATATTTGCCATCCCGAATAACTATGCCACACGCGCAGGGTGAAGATGAGTAGTATTTAATGAGAGAGTGGCATGAAGTAGTTGTGCCCACACGTATGAACAATTCTACAATTCTACTATTCACCCACACATAGTCCGCGTGGCCTGCCCCCCGCTCATGCCACACACGATGTGTGGACGAATGCCTATTATGCCACACGTGTGGtgatctaaacattcttatattagtTACGGAGGAAGTACTCGATGAAATATATCAAATTATCATATTTCTTATAACCGAATGAAGTTCTACCAATACCTATATAAGGTaaaaataaatactccctctgCAAAGAAAATACTGCTATAAGATCATGTATAAATCATGACTAAACGGTCTtattctttatagagggagtacctATTAAATGGAAGGAACGAAGAAAACTGGATAAATCACTACGCAGTATATCACTAGGCACTAGAACAGGTAATGCCATAACATTTCTGGCTCCCGGATAGAGTAACCATGCTGAAAGTTGAAAAATAAACAAAAAGTGCATGACTCCACTTCACAAAAAGATCAGCACACCACATCTATATGTACTATCAAGTAGTATATTAACTAAAGACAGACGCACTGACACAGAACCATCCCTCAAAATGAGGTGACAAGTTGAGATTAACACAGATGGCAATACGCGGCAGGGTAACTCTTGTGATCTAGTGCTTCTTGTTCTTCAGAGCACCCTTCGGGATCTTCGACAGGACCTTCTCTTCAAAGATGGCATAATACTTCTTCAATTCGATCATGGCCTTCTCACCAAAAGCATCAACCTTGTCATCGTACTTCTCATACAGAACTGGCACAGTGTACAGCACCACAAAGACTGCACTCGGGAAAAAAAAAGGTGTCCATTAATAACTTGGATCGATATTTAGTGAGTGGTGATGAAAATAGGCTACAGGTGATCATTACCTATGTATGACAATGTCAAAAAGTTGCAGCAGCTCCCAAGAACAGAAAGAACCCAGAGCCCTCCGATCACCTGGGAATACAAAGTACAGTCACATATTCGTGAGCAGGATCAAGAAATCACCAACCCATTAATCATTGCGAAATCAAAGAGATAACCAACATACAATGAGGAATTTCTTCAGATCACGACCATGACCAATCTCTCTCAAGGTGAAGAAGCCCCGGTTGATCTCATGCCGCAGTGATAGTGCAATGTTTACAGTCATGTCCTCTGGAATTTTCACCTCAGGGATGTTCGGGGGAGACCTAAAATATCATAAACACCAAGGATTAAGGAAAGTTCTAAACAATTAGCAAATTCAAATGGCTAGTGAAGGACGGTGTCTGCAGGCACCACAATCAACAGCAGCAGGTCAAGCATAAGTTGAATCAATTTGATTTGGGAGGAGAAGCTCACTTGTGGACGAAAATGCAGACATTGGAATAGAGGAAGAGGGTTGCCAGGGAGAGGATGAGGCAGTGGCCCACCAAGGTGAGCAGATGGTACTCCATGATCTCGAACAGCAGCCAGATGGCCGTAGCGCCAGCAAGCACCCCTCCTGAGATCTTCTTGTTCCTCCATAGAACAAGATCAGCAGCTGCAAGCAAAAATAATTGCAAGCGTTCACATCAGGCCAAAACACCAGCATAAACATCTAGGTGGTTAAGCAATCCAGATCTGTTCTACTGCCCCCAGATCTTCTCGAGCATATTAGGGGTTTAGAGTGACGACAAACTGTGCCGCCGTTTAACCGTCGCCATTACCAAATTCAACACACAGACCTTCAGTTTACTGCTTATTATGAACAAACTCTAAACCCTCCAACCAAGCTTTAGAACAGGCTGATGGCTGAAATCACATAACCGAGGGTCCTATCGCTTCTATTATCTTATCCTAAAGCTAAAGCTAGTTACTACTACTCCGTACCAAGCAATAAAGTAACAGTTCCCACTAAAACAAGCGAGACGAAACGCGATCAGATCGAATCGGATCTAACACCAAAGCATAATCAATTCCCAATCTGGAACACAGAGCTCGGGGGCTTACGCTTGCCGCCGCCGAGGACGGCGTGGACGGGCTTCTCGCGGCCGAAGAGGCGGTAGATCTTGGCCTTGACGCCCGCCGCCGACCCCTTCTTCTCGTCGTCCGAGtccgaggatgacgacgaggagtcCCCGCCGCCGTGGAACTTGTCGGAGATCTTGTCCATCATGGACTCCGCCACCGGCTCCTCCTTGTGCTCCGCCATGCTCCCTCCCCCACGCTCCCCTATTCTCCTCCCACGCTAAGAAACGCCCGAGCTTTTCTTCTggttggttttccttttctttctttctttcccccTTGGCTGCGCGGTCACACAAAGATCTCCGGGTGCGCGTAGCCAGGCGACGACCCTTTATACGGCACGCGACGCGATCGGGGCCGTCCGTCTGGACGCCGCACGGAGGGCGAGGATGCGAGCAAAAGCGGTTTGGAACTGGTAGGCTTCGTCCACGCCGTATCAGACGCGCCCCTCGACTTGGGTCCAGCTTTACCCTCTCGCTTAATGACGAATTAAGACCGGGGTGGAGGCTGGGCCCCGGTGACAGGGGACGAGGGTTGCGCGTGCAGGTGGACGGAAGATGGGGTTGTCTTTGGGGGTTAAGTTTGAAGACGCGGACGGGGAGGCGTCGTCATCGCAGGCACGTCCTTGCCGGCCCCACGAGGGAGGACAGCCGGAGGAGATCGCGAGGGTGCGTTGAGCGGAACTGTGACACGTGGTGCGGGGCCGACATCCGTCGGCGCGAAGGTAGTCTTGTCGTCTCGGGCAGAAGCTTCTTGAGCAACGACGCGGCCAAGGAAGTCGGATGGGACGACTTGGAGGAGCACATAACTTGGTGGCTAAGGTTTTTTCCGTCAAGTATAAACGCTGATTCATGGAAATAGTTTTTGGACCGATACGGCCAGGTACCTGAAACAATTTTCACCTTCTAGTCCTACCTGCCCCTATCTGCAACCACTCCGGTGATGACCGCACACCCCTGCATCGTCAAGTTTCGGACTCGCTTCCATCGGCTCTAGACGGCTTACGCTCGTCCATTGCTCTGCCTCGTCGCGTCAGCGCTCATCCCTGTCGCTCCTCATGTTGTCCCTGCCTTCAGCCTCCCGGGAAGTAGAAAGTGACTAACGCGTCAAAAAATTCCAGGTATTTGATGGTTAGCAAATGCAATTTTAACCATCGGGGTCTCCATTCATTTTAAAAATGTTGACTGGTTAATTAAAAGAGAACCAAACACCCTCACAATACGCCCTCAAGACAAGGCACTCGGTTGACCTGTCTATCCACATGATCCACACACACCACCGCAAAAGGGAAAACATCATCGATCACTGCTCATGGAGATGCAACTCCGACTTCCCCCGCACATGACCAACCAACAACTCTCAGCCCGAAGGAAGCACGAAAATATTGTTGGGCTATGTCAAACAATCAACCACAAACAGGTCCGATGACCAGACATCTCCGACTTCGATGGCATGTCACGTAGGAGAAAAGGAGCACACCTAACACCAACAGAGCCCTAGCTGCCCATCATGCGTCATCGTTGCCTTTGAGCTGCCCCGCGTCGCAGCTCCGATTTCACACTTAAGAACAAGCTAGATGGCCAGTGACAAAAAAGAGTCGTGACCCTACTAATCTTGCGACAACAATCATCGCCACACAAGTCGCAATGCCTGTACCGCACCGTCGGTCGGGCACCTGCGAACATGATATCATGCATGCTGACACCAGAGAAGCGCAAAATGGATCGATATCTTCAAGACGAAAGAGAGGAAAATGACGCCGCGACCCAATCCCGCGACAGAACCTTGGCTTCTGCCTGTCACAAGGAGGATAATGATGCCCATGGGCATTGTCGTCGCCGATGGTTTTCGCTCAGAGCAACACAGCTACCATTCCTACAGCTTCGAGTCATCCACTAATGCCGACAAGCAGCACCACCACTAGCATGTACACGCCCCGACGTAGAGGCAACGCCACCAAGACATCAGAGCCACCAACCTTGTCATCAGCAAGCCGACGATCTAGATCCGTCTGAAAACCATCCAAATTGGTAGCCCATCCACCACAATGTGACATGTCAAGGAGCCAATGTCTGGAGTGCAGGCGATTCCGTGCATCTCATGAGAAGGGGGCGCCACGCCACTCGAATCCTTCGGACAGGGCTGGCGGATCGAGTTGTAGCAGCCCGCCGCATCACTGGGTGTCATTGAggcctactgagggagttccggactagggggtgtccggatagccgaactatcgtgatcggccggactccaagactatgaagatacaagattgaagacttcgtcccgtgtccggatgggactttccttggcgtggaaggcaagcttggcgatacggatatgtagatctcctaccattttaaccgactctgtgtaaccctagccctctccggtgtctatataaaccggatggctttagtccataggacgaacaacaatcataccataggctagcttctagggtttagcctccttaatcttgtggtagatctactcttgtaacacacatcatcaatattaatcaagcaggacgtagggttttacctccatcaagagggctcgaacctgggtaaaacatcgtgtcccttgtctcctgttaccatccgcctagacgcacagtttgggaccccctattcaagatccgccggttttgacaccgacattggtgctttcattgagagttcctctgtgtcgtcaccgataggctcgatggcttcttcgaccatcatcaacgacgcagtccagggtgagacctttctccccggacagatcttcgtattcggcggctttgcactgcgggccaattcgcttggccgtctggagcagatcgaaagctacgcccctggccgtcaggtcagatttggaagtttgaacttcacggctaacatccgcagggacttgatccttgatggattcgagacatagccgagcgtgccgcactgtcatggcgagcatgatttagctctgcagccggacagtaccctggaggccgcactcgaaccctctccgatcttcaattcggagccggctgtgcagatcgaggatggatggctagacaccgcctcgggggctgcaacctctacggcgatagagccgaacactgaccttgtccctcgtaaagctcgtgactccgaggtgccggactccgaacctcccgcgccccctccgatcgaatccgattgggcgccaatcatggagttcaccgcagcggacatctttcaacactcacctttcggcgacatcttgagttcactaaagtatctctcgttatcaggagagccctggctggactgcggtcaggacggttgggatgcggacgacgaagaaattcaaagcccacccaccacccacttggtagccgctgtcgacgatctaaccgacatgctagactacgactccgaagacatcgacggtatggacgacgatgccggagacgaccaagaaccagcgcccaccgggcactggaaagccacctcatcatatgacatatacatggtggatatcccaaaggatgggaacggcgaaggaacagcggaggatgacccctccaagaaacagcccaagcgtcggcgtcagcggcggcgctctaaatcccgccacagcaagaatgaagattccggcaccggagataataatacaccggacagtgccgaagacaatccactccagcaagatccagcgcaggaggacggagacgccagccctcatgagagagcggcagaagaagaggtagaggattatatgcctccctccggagacgaggcaagccttgacgacgatgaattcatcgtgcctgagaatcccgtcgaacaagagcgttttaaacgcaggcttatggccacggcgaacagcctcaagaaaaagcagcaacagcttagagctgatcaagatctgctagccgacagatggactgaagtcctcgcggccgaagagcatgagctcgaacgcccctccaaaagctaccctaaacgcaagctgctcccctgattagaggaggaagcgtatgaacccgcatcaccaggagacaatacggctgaccgaccaccccgtggtcgcgacagagaggcctctaggcccttcactagacccgtaccccggcatcgctcgaaaagcacaaggccacaggggaacgctccggacttgcgagatatattggaggataaggcaagacaatcaagatcgatctatggatcacgtgggcgccccacggtacatgacgacaaccgtcgcgccggacacagtaagtccggccgggccgaacaaaacaaacaaagctcttttgagctccgtcatgacattgcccagtacagaggctccgcacacccactatgcttcacagatgaaacaatggatcatcaaatccccgaagggtttaaatccgtgaatatcgaatcttacgatggcacaacagaccccgcggtttggatcgaagactatcttcttcacattcacatggcccgcggtgacgatcttcacgccatcaaatatctccccctcaagcttaaaggaccagcccggcattggcttaacagcttgccagcagagtcaattgggagttgggaagacctggaagccgcattcctcgataacttccaaggcacgtatgtgcgaccaccagacgctgatgacctaagccacataattcagcagctagacgaatcggccagacaattctggacacggttcttaaccaagaaaaatcaaatcgtcgactgtcccggatgcggaggccctcgcggcctttaagcataacatccgcgacgagtggcttgcccgacacctgggacaggaaaagccgaaatccatggcagccctcacatcactcatgacccgcttctgcgcgggtgaggacagctggctagcacacagcaacaacctcagcaaaaattctggcagtccggatttcaaggaccgaaatggcaggtcgcgtcataacaaaaacaaacgccgcatcaacggcgacaatagtgaggatacgacagtcaataccagattcagaggctctaaacccggtcagcggaaaaagccattcaaaagaactactccgggtccgtccaatttggaccgaatactcgatcgctcgtgccagatacacggcacccccgaaaaaccagccaaccacaccaacagggacttttgggtattcaagcaggcgggcaagttaattgccgaaaacaatgacaaggagctgcatagcgatgacgaggaagagacccgaccgccgaacaatagaggacagaagggtttccccccacaggtgcggacggtgaacatgatatacgcaacgcacatacccaaaagggagcggaagcgtgcactcagggatgta from Triticum aestivum cultivar Chinese Spring chromosome 3B, IWGSC CS RefSeq v2.1, whole genome shotgun sequence includes these protein-coding regions:
- the LOC123070677 gene encoding reticulon-like protein B1; translation: MAEHKEEPVAESMMDKISDKFHGGGDSSSSSSDSDDEKKGSAAGVKAKIYRLFGREKPVHAVLGGGKPADLVLWRNKKISGGVLAGATAIWLLFEIMEYHLLTLVGHCLILSLATLFLYSNVCIFVHKSPPNIPEVKIPEDMTVNIALSLRHEINRGFFTLREIGHGRDLKKFLIVIGGLWVLSVLGSCCNFLTLSYIVFVVLYTVPVLYEKYDDKVDAFGEKAMIELKKYYAIFEEKVLSKIPKGALKNKKH